A single window of Granulibacter bethesdensis DNA harbors:
- the murC gene encoding UDP-N-acetylmuramate--L-alanine ligase translates to MRALPLTIGTIHFVGIGGIGMSGIAEVLHNLGYAVQGSDISDNQNVRRLRKAGIQVMIGHEAANLGTAQVVVISSAVGRDNPEVAAARAKLIPVVRRAEMLAELMRLKWAVAVGGTHGKTTTTSLIAAVLEAAQLDPTVINGGIINAYGTNTRLGAGEWMVVEADESDGSFLRLPAVIAVVTNMDPEHLDHWGTAEAMEAGYQQFVSNIPFYGFAVLCIDHPTVQKMIPQLSDHRIITYGFSPQADVRAERIKTDKFGATFEVVITDRQTRRTRRTPPLRLPMLGEHNIANTLAAIAVAVEMGISDSVLQSAFASFKGVKRRFTKTGETGGITIIDDYGHHPVEIAAVLRAARQAGARDVIAVVQPHRYSRLASLFNEFCTCMNDAGTVIVADVYNAGESPIEGVDRDSLVDGLRTSGHKSVVPLPGPEHLAEMIHAIARPGDFVVCLGAGNITAWAQTLPEELATLQAKSGKIRRTGSGG, encoded by the coding sequence ATGAGAGCGCTGCCACTGACCATCGGCACGATTCACTTCGTCGGTATCGGCGGCATCGGCATGTCCGGCATCGCAGAAGTGCTGCACAATCTTGGGTATGCCGTGCAGGGAAGCGACATCAGCGACAACCAGAATGTGCGACGGCTGCGGAAAGCGGGCATTCAGGTGATGATCGGGCATGAGGCCGCCAATCTCGGCACTGCTCAGGTGGTGGTGATTTCCTCCGCGGTCGGGCGTGACAATCCCGAAGTCGCCGCCGCCCGCGCAAAGCTGATCCCGGTGGTACGCCGCGCGGAGATGCTGGCGGAGCTGATGCGGCTGAAATGGGCGGTGGCCGTAGGCGGCACCCATGGCAAGACCACCACAACCTCCCTGATCGCTGCGGTGCTTGAAGCGGCCCAGCTTGATCCCACCGTCATCAATGGCGGCATCATCAATGCCTACGGCACCAACACCAGGCTCGGAGCAGGCGAATGGATGGTGGTCGAGGCCGATGAAAGCGATGGCAGCTTCTTGCGTCTGCCTGCCGTCATCGCCGTGGTAACCAACATGGACCCCGAACATCTGGACCATTGGGGCACCGCCGAGGCCATGGAGGCCGGATACCAGCAATTCGTCAGCAATATCCCGTTCTACGGCTTTGCGGTTCTGTGTATCGATCATCCGACCGTGCAGAAAATGATCCCGCAGCTTTCGGATCATCGCATCATCACATACGGGTTCTCGCCGCAGGCCGATGTGCGGGCCGAGCGTATCAAGACCGATAAATTCGGGGCGACTTTCGAGGTCGTGATCACCGACCGGCAGACACGCCGCACCCGCCGCACGCCACCGCTGCGCCTGCCCATGCTCGGCGAGCACAATATCGCCAATACGCTGGCCGCGATTGCTGTCGCAGTGGAAATGGGGATTTCCGATTCCGTGCTGCAAAGCGCGTTTGCATCGTTCAAGGGCGTGAAGCGGCGCTTTACGAAAACCGGGGAAACCGGCGGCATCACCATCATCGACGATTACGGCCATCACCCGGTGGAAATTGCCGCCGTGTTACGGGCCGCCCGGCAGGCCGGCGCCCGCGATGTGATCGCGGTGGTACAGCCGCACCGCTATTCCCGTCTTGCCAGTCTGTTCAACGAATTCTGTACCTGCATGAATGATGCTGGTACCGTCATCGTTGCGGATGTCTATAATGCGGGCGAATCTCCGATCGAGGGTGTGGATCGTGACAGTCTGGTCGATGGCCTGCGCACCAGCGGGCACAAAAGTGTTGTACCGCTCCCCGGTCCGGAGCATCTTGCCGAGATGATCCATGCCATAGCACGCCCCGGTGATTTCGTGGTTTGCCTCGGCGCAGGCAACATCACCGCATGGGCGCAGACCCTGCCGGAAGAACTCGCCACATTACAGGCGAAAAGCGGCAAAATCCGCAGGACAGGGAGCGGAGGATGA
- the murG gene encoding undecaprenyldiphospho-muramoylpentapeptide beta-N-acetylglucosaminyltransferase — MRRDQAQCPVVIAAGGTGGHFFPAEALAAELKRRGRRIILMTDARSGGLTSAVFADTDRFVLPGAGIAGRGIRRAGQAVIALGGGIVKAGALLGRLEAGCIVGFGGYPCIPPVLGARLRARNVPVILHEQNAVLGRANRLLARKIHCLALSFASTSHVPAGTRTLVTGNPVRPAIAALAGTSYTPPGAEGGINLLILGGSLGARVLSDVVPAALALLPPALRQRMRVTQQCRAEDIDRVRTAYAACGIEATLAPFFTDVAALIADAHLVIARAGASTVAELATIGRPAIMVPLPGAIDDHQAANARILVDAQGGWMIRQPDFTPDTLAARIAALLAEPGTLADAARNAARLGMQDAVARLADTVEQSLDTARAPQGDYKGETKS, encoded by the coding sequence ATGAGGCGCGATCAGGCACAGTGCCCGGTCGTCATCGCCGCAGGCGGTACCGGCGGCCATTTCTTCCCGGCCGAGGCGCTGGCCGCCGAACTGAAAAGACGCGGACGGCGGATCATACTGATGACGGATGCCCGCTCCGGCGGACTGACCAGCGCCGTGTTTGCCGATACAGATCGTTTCGTGCTGCCGGGGGCCGGCATTGCCGGGCGCGGCATCCGGCGTGCCGGTCAAGCGGTGATCGCATTGGGGGGCGGCATTGTGAAAGCCGGAGCTTTGCTGGGCAGGCTGGAGGCTGGCTGCATCGTCGGTTTCGGCGGCTATCCCTGCATTCCGCCCGTGCTGGGGGCCAGGCTGCGCGCCCGCAACGTCCCGGTCATCCTCCATGAACAGAACGCCGTGCTCGGACGGGCCAACCGGTTGCTGGCCCGCAAAATACACTGTCTGGCGCTCAGCTTCGCCAGCACCAGCCATGTGCCGGCAGGCACCAGAACTCTGGTGACCGGCAATCCGGTCCGGCCCGCCATAGCCGCATTGGCAGGCACATCCTACACACCGCCCGGCGCTGAAGGGGGCATCAATCTGCTGATACTGGGCGGGTCACTCGGCGCACGCGTGTTGAGCGATGTGGTACCTGCCGCTCTCGCGCTGTTACCCCCGGCTCTACGGCAGCGCATGCGGGTGACACAGCAATGCCGTGCCGAAGACATCGATCGCGTGCGGACAGCCTATGCGGCCTGCGGAATCGAGGCTACTCTGGCGCCGTTTTTCACCGATGTCGCAGCCTTGATCGCAGACGCGCATCTGGTGATCGCCCGTGCTGGAGCATCCACCGTCGCCGAACTGGCGACAATCGGGCGACCGGCCATCATGGTGCCTCTGCCGGGGGCCATTGATGACCATCAGGCCGCCAATGCCCGCATCCTCGTGGATGCGCAGGGTGGCTGGATGATCCGTCAGCCGGATTTCACCCCGGATACGCTGGCCGCCCGCATCGCCGCGCTGCTGGCCGAACCCGGCACCCTTGCCGATGCGGCCCGCAACGCGGCCCGCCTTGGTATGCAAGACGCCGTGGCACGGCTGGCCGACACGGTGGAACAGAGTCTGGATACAGCCCGTGCGCCCCAGGGCGACTACAAGGGGGAGACTAAGTCATGA
- a CDS encoding FtsW/RodA/SpoVE family cell cycle protein gives MPSLSRTDTSLLGRWWWTVDRWTLLAVSTLIGFGYVMMLAASPAVAERIGENRDMFILKQVIFLGLASVTVVATSLLTPRNIRRLALVACAGAILLTAMTLVHGVEIKGARRWIALPGMALQPSEFLKPSFAVVAAWLIAEGKRSRGFPGTLVAVGLFLVMAMLLKSQPDIGMLAVLSSVFFAQLFIAGLNMLLVLIGVGGFAGAGLAAYTLFPHVRSRVERFLHPQSGDSYQVDKALEAFGNGGLLGRGPGEGYVKNQLPDAHADFVFAVAGEEFGMVICSVIVLIFAFIVIRQLLRLMREQDLFIVLASAGLVTSFGLQAFVNMASTLHLIPTKGMTLPFVSYGGSSVIAISLGMGMLLALTRTRHHGDVS, from the coding sequence ATGCCGAGCCTGTCCCGCACCGACACATCCCTGCTGGGCCGCTGGTGGTGGACGGTTGATCGCTGGACATTACTGGCGGTCAGCACGCTGATCGGATTCGGTTATGTCATGATGCTCGCCGCCAGCCCCGCCGTAGCAGAGCGCATCGGTGAAAACCGCGATATGTTCATCCTGAAGCAGGTGATCTTTCTGGGGCTCGCATCGGTCACTGTTGTGGCCACCTCGCTACTGACCCCGCGCAATATCCGCAGGCTGGCACTGGTGGCCTGTGCGGGGGCCATCCTGCTCACCGCCATGACACTGGTGCATGGGGTGGAGATCAAGGGGGCCCGACGCTGGATTGCCCTGCCCGGGATGGCCTTGCAGCCCAGCGAATTCCTGAAACCCTCCTTTGCTGTGGTGGCCGCATGGCTGATCGCGGAGGGCAAGCGCAGCCGTGGTTTTCCCGGCACGCTGGTGGCGGTCGGACTGTTTCTGGTGATGGCCATGCTGCTGAAATCACAGCCGGATATCGGCATGCTGGCGGTGCTATCCTCCGTGTTTTTCGCCCAGCTTTTCATTGCGGGGCTGAACATGCTGCTGGTGCTGATCGGCGTCGGCGGCTTTGCCGGGGCGGGATTGGCGGCGTACACATTATTCCCCCATGTGCGTAGCCGCGTGGAGCGCTTTCTGCATCCCCAATCCGGCGACAGCTATCAGGTGGATAAGGCGCTGGAAGCGTTTGGCAATGGTGGCCTGCTGGGGCGCGGCCCCGGCGAAGGGTATGTAAAAAACCAGCTTCCCGATGCCCATGCCGATTTCGTATTCGCGGTGGCGGGTGAAGAATTCGGCATGGTGATATGCAGCGTCATCGTGCTGATTTTTGCCTTCATCGTCATCAGGCAGTTGCTGCGTCTGATGCGGGAGCAGGATCTGTTCATCGTGCTCGCCTCTGCCGGGCTGGTAACCAGCTTCGGGCTGCAGGCTTTCGTCAACATGGCATCCACCCTGCATCTGATCCCGACCAAGGGCATGACGCTGCCTTTCGTTTCGTATGGCGGCTCCTCTGTGATCGCGATTTCGCTCGGCATGGGCATGCTGCTGGCCCTGACCCGCACGCGCCATCATGGAGACGTGTCATGA